The segment GCGAGTAGAAGCACCGTGGCAACCTATCACAAAAAAGGGCCAAGGTCAGCGAATGGGCGGCGGCAAAGGGGCTATAGATCATTATGTGACGCCAGTTAGAAGCGGGCGTGTGATTGTGGAAATGGCCGGAAAGTGTGAATTCGCTGAGGTTAAGCCAATtctagaaatagtttgccaTAAATTACCCTTCAAAGCAATGGTCGTGTCGCACGATATGTTGGAAGAAATGAAAGCCAATGAAGAGCGATTGCAAAAGGAAAATTTAAATCCATATACGTTCAAATACATCATACAGAATAATTTGGGAGGGTGTCACAAATGGCTCTCTCCGGTAGACCACAAATGGTTCGGAAAATACTTGTAGATGCAATAAAAGATTTAAACAATAGAACTATTTGTAGTTTGTCTGTTTATTTGTCACGTTAGTTGTTTTCttattcataattttgttttgctaactCAGGATTAAACTGCGAGTTATATTTTTGCTTAATCAGTGAAGGCGCAGGTGCTGTAGAAGGTTTTGGTATCTGTGGCTCAGAGATTCCTTTAATTTTTGCTAAAAGTTTTTCTGCTCgagctttttctcctttttctcgGCACAGACGTTCCTGTCgtaatttttccaattttttctttttgatttgCCTTGTTTCTTCGTCTGATGATGATTCGTCTGATGCTGAACTACtgcttgatttttttcgtttcttatGCTTGTGCTTTTTATGTTGTGATTTGTGTTTT is part of the Sabethes cyaneus chromosome 2, idSabCyanKW18_F2, whole genome shotgun sequence genome and harbors:
- the LOC128738301 gene encoding 39S ribosomal protein L16, mitochondrial codes for the protein MLLRNRLLNYLLSSLPCRQYNQQIATLKHFAPPVDYKNVVIPDRPKLRFMDKVPTLPSNLKAPKLQKKLKLMRGPELVHNSLLHKQYGIVATGGGRLRWGHFEMMRLGIGRKMDTNRMFALWRVEAPWQPITKKGQGQRMGGGKGAIDHYVTPVRSGRVIVEMAGKCEFAEVKPILEIVCHKLPFKAMVVSHDMLEEMKANEERLQKENLNPYTFKYIIQNNLGGCHKWLSPVDHKWFGKYL